tcttacgatacaCGATACGATTTacgttttgacaactatggtTCGTGGGTTTTTTTTGGCTGTGGGTCGTGGTTGATTTGgttcatgggtttttttttttttggttgtgggttgtggCTGATTTGGCTGTGGTTCATGGTTcatgagatttttttgtttggctatGGTTGGTGGTTGCAGATAGAGAAGTGGTGGAAGAGGAAGGTTGTTGGGTTGTGGTTGCTAtggtttgtggttgtggctaGTGGGGCAACAGTGGAGGTGATGgaggtggttgttgttgttgtcctATGATGGATTTTGTGGTggctatttattattattttaataaattatttatattattttaaatggttaaaaatataaaacatttgtGGTagggtgtattataaagtgaattgttaaaatagataaagtagtattttgaatggctaaaagctaaattttataCATGCCTTACTGTGAATGGTCTTAGTAGTTTTCattttaaccaaacaaaaaaaatatttcatttctcttcccttcttTTCTCTTATATGCAAACAAACATAGCCTGAAAGATAGACAACCATACGAGTTTCGACGCTAGAATGTCTTGTCTATAGCTCTATGCGATTGAGACGAAAGTATTATACCCTTAAGAGAgtacataataataatgttttatatatatagggtccgattaatgtgtgtccttagggcatacattaagtcatctatttttttaaacattttctcggaaattgaaaaaattgtcaatactttttcaattcctgagaaattttttttcaaaaatggttAATTAATGTGTGCCATTAGGacacacattagcaaaatctatACTGCTcttgattaataaaagttacagatttcttcttaaaaaataataataataataatctactcattttctctctccctcattAGCAAAATCCATGCTGCTcttgattaataaaagttacagatttcttcttaaaaaataataataataataatctactcattttctctctccctcattAATTATACTCACAAATACCCTAATTTTTAGTGGGTGAgagaaaataaacaataaattttgcaTGACCATGCGTATCACTCCACTCTACTTCCACATTGTCTCTTTATCTGTAactctttttctctcaactGTTTATTTCTTGGTTTTGTGCTCGCCGAAAATTTGACTCAAGAATTTGAGAGAGCTAAATTCTTTAACTTgattaaaagaataaatatcaGAGAGCTAAGTAAGAGCAAACCCcattcaatttttcattttcaattattaaattgttaaaatctttattaagaaagaaaaaaaatgaatgaaagaatgATAAGAATCAAATCAGCTGTCCTCCAAGCAAGCAAAGTGATTGACTTTCAAGTTCATCTCTTTGATATTAAGTATCCAGGTCAAAGTCCATTTACTCTGCCTCTTCAATGCAAAGTGGTTGACTTTCATGTTCATCTGTTTGTTATTAAGTATCCAGGTCAAAGTCCATTTACTCTGCCTCTTCAATCTTGCTCCTCGTTGGAGACCTCCTCAATGGAGGTTGGAGAGTgaaatttatctttaaaaaaaaatcaaaatttttaatacacTTTCTTTCTCTACCCAAATTTCTTCTCCTCTGGTCTTACTTCTACTTCTTACCCTTTATGTTTTCTATTTCTCCAATCCATATCTATAATCTTAACTGTGTCAAACCGTGTTTAGGTAGCTCTCCGTGTTGTAATGTGATTTGTAAAGTGAGGATGATTATTTATGTTGAAAACTTTTAATTTAGCTACTTAACATCTCTATATACTTCTATGCTAGTTTGTTACACTATAAATAATGTAAGAGGTTAAGGGAATTATTAttaggaagggagaaaaggtaTAGTGACGTGATTATAGTAATATGCCTTGGTGAGCTATGCTACTTTCGTGCCATGTTCATCATACATCAGAAGTATCAGATGTAagatgttattattattttttttttcaatgtcaTTCTGTAGTGTTATCTGGGTGTTCGAATGGATCCATGAAATGacagaaaaattgatttttcttttctaatcaGGTCTGTTCAGGATTGTTATTAGGGTGCGGCTTGTGTCCAGTGATAACTTTCACTGGCTACAAGCCATTCCCTTGTTATTATCCTCCTCACACAGAATTGGaggataattttgattttgtcccctaaggttttaaaattttgatatactCCCCTAACATTAGACACCATTTGTAAAGAAACTCTTTTATCTGTGTTTGCTATTAATGTATCTGTTAAGTGTCACCTAAACCTATCACGCGTACTAGTTGGCCCAATAAATTCATGTCATATCAATTTCATTATACCATGTAATtaaataatcttaaaaaaaatttaaacaaattaaaataaatatctaaaatttaatattttctaaaatttagagaattttatttgtCTAAGTACTTGAGATACATTCCAAGAGTGAAAAGGGTGAATGAAGCTTTTGATTGATCACATTTAACACATCGCCATCCAGCATGACAATAGTCACTCCTACCTCGAGTGCTTTAGTTACCACCATAAAAGTTGCCTTTGCTTCTACAGAAATTGGATCTTCCCCTTTAATTAATTCAGTTCATACATGCTTAACTTCTCTCTTGTGGCCTTTGCACACAGCCACTAACCATGTAAAATGATctagagcaaccacatcaagTTGATGACAAAATCAGTTCTCTTATAATCTGCATGGGTTCAATTTGACTTGGGTTTTCAATTGACTGTTCCTTTTTCATCCACAACATATCACTACATGCTGCTAAATAAAGAGTGCTGTAGCTTCCCTCTTCCTCATGAGGGATACCAGGTAGTCTTTGATGGGCAAGAATCAAATTTATCGAGTCACAAATTGATGACAAAATTAGTTCATGGAACCTGATAGACCTAGTTGAATTTACTGTACTATCTCGTGAGGGAATATTTTACAAAGAGATGCTTTGAAGTTTCATCTGTCTCTTCACAAAATAAAAGCCAAAGATCTTTCATTATGAGTCTTGAATTTAGTATTGCTTTTGTTGGGAGTGTGCTCCAATATAATTTTCAAAGCAGAAGTTTAACCCTTCCAATCTTCTTTGGTCAAACGGACCACTTCCGAAGAAGTTTTCATTTACCATCCAATAGGTGGAGTTTGTAGAGAAATACCCATTAGAGTTGGGGGTCCATAAAAATTCAGCCATTTGTAGGGTTGAGGGAAGGTGAATTTTGAGGATATCCACAACAGATTCTTGGTCAAAACATTAATAAATCTTGCTACAATCCCGTTGTATTAACTCTTGGACAATCAAATTTGAGACCTACTTCATTTCCATGATGTGCTTGTTTGATTGTCTTGATTTAAATCCTGTGTTTTTAAGACCCATGGGGAAAAACATCACAAGCCATAACATCACCTATCTTGAGACAAGCCCCGGTCACAACACTTAAAATTTGACTTTGACGCTCAAGAACATTTTGTCATAAATGCAGAATTCAAGATGGATCTTCCTCTGAAATGTTTTGCTTGAAGTGATTTTGGATAATTGGAACTTGAGTTATGcaaatatatgaatataattttgGATGGAGGTTTGGATGAACGATTGCTGTTTTGGATGGAACTTGGAAGAATAAGTGTTTTAGCTTAATAACTACTCTGATAACATTTATGCGAAGTAACAAAATGTGGAAAGTAACAAAATGTGGAAGAGAAAACTAATTTTTCTAGGCTGCCAAAAGAGGTGTCTATAGTTGTCGTTGGGTTAGTGTAGCTTTTAAGGTTAAGTGTAGGGATTTTGGGCTTTGGTTTAATGATGTAATGGAGGGTTTTTTGGCCCAATTTTCTAGTAAAGTAGGAAATGATTTGTGGAGGCCCAAAATGATTTGTAGAGGTGATTTGTGTATTTTTGCTGACTAAGTGAAATCCAACGAGGTTGGGACACGTCACACGTGGCATGTGGAAAATTTATCTGTCAAGAGTCATTATGcttttatttgtgaaaattttgatgtgcACAATACTATTGGAGGGTGGAATAGGGACTTTTGCCATACTTAATTGTAAGATCCGAAAACAATCCAATAGACAATAATAGAAGTAAAATTATGTTGATGccaatttttgacaaaaaaactcaatggctgaagaagcccaacaataagAAAGATAGGAGGAAGATAGAGTATAAGTGGTAAAAGTAAGGTAATAAATTCAATGGGCCAACGTGGCAGGAATGATAGCCAGCAAGCTCATAAACGCAATAAGAGGTAAAGGTAGAGTTGGGTCGGGGAAGTCTAAGAAGAGAGGTAATACTGTCAATGGGCCAACATGGCAAGAATAACAGTCAACAGGCCCTTGGGCACAATAAGAGGTAAAGACAAAGTAAAAGGGCCGAAGAAACCCAAGAAAATAGGTAATAAACCCAATGGGCCAATGTCGCAAGAATGACAGCCAACAGGCCCATGGGCTTTATAAGAGGTAAAGACAaagtaaatgggccaaggaagcccaagaaaataggTAATAAACCCAATGGGCCAACATGGCAGAAATGACAGCCAGCAGGCCCGTGGGCATAACAGGAAAAGGAATGGTAGAAATAAAAGCCCAGTGGGTTGGAAGGGCAAAAACTTCTACCCAGACAATACCCAATCCATAAGGATATGAAGGGAAGCAATACAAGCCCAAAAGCCCATGCAACCTTCATACCATGGGAGATAAGCACAAGCCCAACATGCGTAGCAAAAGGAGACAAGGCAAGAATGGTAGGAATGTCGTGGAAGTAGAAGAAGACAAATGCAAAGGATAGTGGAGCTCACACAAAGGCTGGAgcaccacctacttgtacccaGGCAATACAAAGGAGGTAGGCTCTTAGTCAAGGGATTCAGAGGGTGTGGTTTGATGGTGGAGAGAAAAGAGGGTTTATTCTGGAGTTCCTGCTGAGGCTTCTTTTGGGAGAAGTACCTTGCTAGGATGGCATTTTGCCCAAAAAAGGCAAGCAAAGGGCTAGGGCCAtttgatgcatgccatagaggtaAGTGGTGAGGTAGCCTAATCCTGATCCATTAAGGGAGGCAAAATTTGAGAGAGGGGAGAAACTAAACAAGGAATTTTGTTTGGAGGTGGGGAGCGATGCAGCAAGCACGCTCTGAGCAAAGGTAGTGGCTGGGCAACCAAGTGGTTAGTGGGCAATCTTGGAATGATGcccacaaaaaattaaaaacggTTGGTAAAGCCTTAGGGACAAAAGGAAGAAATCTCATAGGGTCAAGCGGTATAAAAGGGAAGAAAGGTAACCATGAGGGAGGGGGGATGGAAGTAAGTCGGAGAGAGGAGTAAGAATGAAACTAAGAACCAAAGAGCAAAAGAAAACtaagtggtaaaaaaaagaaggaaaagagtcaacatagtaaaaataagggcatgcatcaatagaccacATTTTCTCTCCCTCATGACATTCCCACCCTTTGAGACTTTGTGAATCGGAACCCAAAACCATTTAGGCCCTTTCCTAAGCACGGGTAATTTCAATGGCAGAAGTCTGTAACGAGGTTGCCCGTATTAGGGTTTGGTTCCCTTTTTGGACCCCTTCCTACTAAACAATTCAGCCCAGGATTAGGAAAGCAATCCATTTCTATTATAGTTACTTAGAATTGTTGTTACTACCCTGTGGTGGCGACTTTTTATTTGACATTTCCATTGTTATTCATTTTGCCGTAGCGTTTTATATTATTGGTCATTCTGCTATGATACATTTTACTCTTTCTATCGTATCAATTGTTCTATTGTAACCCCTTTTTATCTGTGGTATTAGTTATTTTCTGCTATATCTGTTGTTCTGTTGTAACCCCTTCacttaatgcattttattgtagAAGTCATTTTGTTGTAGTATTTTTTGCTATGCAAGACAGTTATCCCACCACGACCATACCTATTATGCTCAGCCTGTCGTACTATTCCTGAGTTGCCTCAACATTGGGCATGCCTGGCTTGTGCACAAGCTGGCCTGCAGTATAATTCCCAAAAGGCCAATCCCAACTCCCTTACCCACTAACTCACAAGCGTTAGTGTAGCAGACGGGCCCAAGCCCATCAACATAAAAAGGCCCCCACAAATTACATTTACAaattaaacaacaacaaaaaagtagaCATAAACTAACTAAGGAATCCTTACATTAACATTTCGATAAACTCAATTAGCCAAAATCACAAATTCTAATGAAAACCTAATTCTAAGcgatttaaaatctaattcaGAAGTATAGTTTGTTGTCCTCTATTAGAATTTCCTTCTCTattgttgtaactattgaattataaatacaataaaataaaataaaaatccagtTCTAACTAGGAAGTCTTTGTAACTTGCATCACCATTTTCTTCACAGCTTCAAGGGAAGCAAAGTTTCCCGATGTCCTTCTTGTTTGCATACCACTTAGGTATCAGCCTTGAAGCATAAGGGTGAAGATCCTTGAATGTCCCTTTGATGGTCGATTCTGAAACTTCAGCACTAAGTACAATATCTGCATCCATATATAATGgctttaataaaaattcatggaCATAATATATGTCACCCAGAAGAACCAATGAATGCTTGGATTATTAAAACATATCCAACAGTAACTGTAAGTGAgtcaaaattatttgattaaaaaaaggaGATAATTTCGGAGCATCTAATATAAACTTGACATGAAagagtttgtttatttattttcgtTAACAAACGAAGAATTTCTTTGAATGACATGACACACAGTTATTAGATTATAACAGAgtctaatataaaaaattattaaatttgacatgaaagttttttttttttttttcattaacaaACAAAGAAATTCTTTGAATGACATGACAATATGACATAAAGTCATTAGATTATAATTAGATCGTCCTGCAGATTGttcctaattctttttttttttttttttttaatagagataAGATAGAATTTGAATCAGTTCAAAACACAAATTGTTCCTAATTCAataattcaaggaaaaaaaaaaaccaccacctTGTTGGCACCGTTTATATTTCAATAGTTAATTGTGTTTTCCCATAAGAAATCGTTTTGtgcccaaatttaaaaaaataaataaataaataaaaaagtggttATCATTGTGTTTTAAGAGGAATGTATGAAAAGATTAGGAGTGGCAATATTCAGGGTTACACACCTCGAAGAGAGCACTTCCGATCTGAAAGCTGTGTTATCATATAAATAATCGTTGCTAGAATAGATGTAGAGGTTCTCCTTATGTCAAACTCTTCAGATTTCTTCACGGTTTCTAGCACAGCCTTTGTTACTAGATTGTTCAAACCAAGATTGGAACAATAACGTCTTGCAAGATCCCCAGCATGTATTACTTTGTTACCAATCTCTAACTTTTCCTTTACCAACCTTTTGGCTCTGTATATATCCTTCCTTGTTGCTCCCTCAGTAACCATGGCAATCTCCTTCATTGTCCTTGGACAACCCTCTTCTTGACAAGCATAGTACAAGCAAGCAGCCATTATGGGACTCAAGTTCCTTCCCCTACAAGCATTTTGATCAGTCACCTTCTTGTATAACTCTTTGGCATGATTCTTAATAGTCTCCATTAGGCCTAACGTATCAGCCATGTTACCAATCCTTTTGAAGTTATTGATAAGAGAGGCATCTGGGTTTTGTGCAACTTTCTGCCACTGGTTAATTACTCTTgaagatgaaaaagaagaatCACAAGAAGCACCAATCTTGGTAATAACCGTGCCAAGCCCGCCACCGAAGAGCAAAGGGTCTGAGGGGGCACCAACACGGTTGGGATCTTTATCTCTGGACTCATCGGCAAAGGTTCGCCACTCCGAGGTTTCATCTATGAAGCGGGATTCAAGAACGAGTCCACACTCAGAGCATATTGTGTCACCTGCCGTGTGATCAAACACAATAGGTGTATATGCCTTGCAATCTGTACAAAACCCGTCTGTCATCTTTGtgactttttttggttttggtgatTTTGGTATTAGAAATCACTTAGGGTTTCTCTCTATCGGTATGTAATCACTTTAGCAAGAATAAATTTGGTACTAAGGGATGTGATATTTATAGAGAAAGAGAGCGAATTTATTTATCCGCTAGTATTTAGGAGTTAGGACTCCAAACCGACTTGAAAAACAAGAGTGCAAACCGACTATATAGAGAACTACTAGTACTAGTACAAGTCGATATAGGATAaactatttttcagcctgacATGTAGAAACAAATATTGGTGATTTTTAGGACCACACTCCACGAAATTATCACAAACacaaagtccaaaaaaaaaatattcaatcaaAGTTCAACAAGCATACGATATCCATGGCTGACTAAAGGTGGTCCAGGTCCCACTTTCCACGAGGCAAAAAGTGCAATGGTGATGGGATATTGATGATGGCAAAATTAACagtgttttgttttgaaaaaaactaATACACACACCCCACCAATGTTTGTCAGCAACAATTACAAACTCTTTGGGAATCCACTTGTCAACCAATCAAATTTATCCTCGTGTATCATGGATAAGGAAACCCCACAAAGTAATATCATTTTCTAACacttaaaaattagtttttttttgtttcttgttcttTATTCTTCTGCCACTGCACCATTGGAATTCGGTTAAATATTTTTTCGGCTTTCTTTCTCATATCACTTTCCCAATCATGAGTGGATCAGGTACAGATACTGATACAGATGGAGTTgacaaaaaagtttttagttatTACAAATCGTCTGACGTGTCAGTGCAGCTTTGCTTTCAAGAGTCAATTTGATGAGAGAGAATGACAATCAAGTACTATGAATCTtctccaaccaaaaaaatacacACCCTCGTGTCACGTACAATAAAAGTCTTTCCTTGTCTTTTACTCCATCCCAACATAAAAATCCTCTTTTTTGTGACATTGAGGGACACAGAATCGATGTCTGAAACCTTGTACTtttcaaagaaaacaaatggGTTTGTAAAGTTGTTAGTAAACAGAAGCTTCCGTGTCCTTTTCAGAGAGATCTTTTGCTCCcccaataaaatgaaagctgaACAACATTCACACGTGACTgagggagaagaaaataattaatgaacAAGTGCAAAGGTCACAGAagcttttaataattttccatgtTTGTTGGGGATTCTTCAGGGAAGCATCTGATAAAACTTCATTATATAAATTACAAAGAGCTGTacctttctaaaatattttatttgactaACTAATTGCTTGCTCTTCAAGATGCCAACACTCCTGTCTCCCAGCTCAATGCAGAACCAACCTGAAAAGtaggttggggggggggggggcaaaaagtagggaaaagaaaaaaaaaactacaaaaccATAGCTAAACAGATATACCTATaaattatgtatatatgtaaCAACTTGAGACTAGAGGCACATCCATACCAAAGACCTCTTTGCTATTTCAAAAGATTACTTATGGCACTACCTATTCTCCTTGgaaattcatcaaaatataCAAGAAATAATATGTACTTCCTCAAAAATGACAACAATCAACCTCCGCTCAAGATTGAACGAGTGGCCTTTTACTTGGGGGTTGACTGGCTTTGCATTCTGTCAATAAATCCTCTTCCTTCATGGTGCCAGTACATATGTTGATGAAAGAGATCAGAGGTGGGCAGGATATGGAATGTATAGCTTAAATGAAAGGAGCATTCAATTGGGAAGGGGATCATGTAATTGATAATCACAGTGAAAGACATGGTACCCCCTCTGGTAGATTCTTAGGTATTGGATGCGCAATGACATATCTCTGAGGAGAGGGTTTTGGTGCAGGGGCAGTACTAGGTGAAGATGAGGTCGCGGAGGAATCTGCTGGTCGGACATGGAATTTGGCAAATCGGTTGATGACAGAAAACTTTTCCAACTCCTGGCATTCCACTCTTACATCTAAAATTGATGCTGCTGCCTTGTCCAGTCTGTATCATCAAAAGGAATGTATTAAAACATGACAcaatttttattccttttcttttaactaGAGGCCAactgcatttttcttttcctttttgcctATGTTCCACAAGAACAAGAGAATAAACCCTAAGAATAGGATCCAATTTTCTTTGCAGTTGTGTAAGGGTTCAGGCATTTAATTTTGGTTTCATAAGCATCAAATCTtctttacaaagtaagttgcagATCTTCTGGCACATTTATAAGGTCATTattgtttataaaattattgtaggGTTTGCCACATCCTTTTATTAACATATAATTGCAATTTTCTTTATGCTGAAAGTGTCAAAATGATTACATGATTGCCAATACTTGTCTCATACCTTAATAAGTCATTTTCCAGCTTCTTTGCTCTAATGCTGAAGTCTTCCACAACTTCTGAAAAGCGATCATCGATACTCTCAAAACCTTTGAGCTTCTCTGAAATCCTGAACATATTTACAAACAGAAGTTATCTTTCTGGAGACtcgaaaaatttttttttatacacaagTATTCCATGAGAAATTATATATTCATGCATTGATGATAGAACTTTTTAGTTCATTTTTAGAGTGCCCCATGATACCCACCCAacccaacaccccccccccccccctcccaaaaatatatatatatatatatatagacaaatcCTCTTACATTTGAAAAAGAAGCATAAAAATCCAGAGGAGCTACACTTACAAGTTATTGTTGTTCAGTGGTACACGAGACAAACCATTTCTTGTGTGAGAGTTCAAGCAGCATGCATCCCCTAGTGATAGCTTAGCAACAAAGTATGCCATAGTATCATAATGTGAAGCAGCATTTGCTGAGAGAAAGGACACTGGTGCTGGGCAAAGCAATTGCTGCATAAGCTGTGTTGTCAAGATAAGTCTTCTCTTTGATCTCAGCATTGACTGCCCATCTTCAATGAATTCAACATCATCTTCCACCTGCCATTAGAAatgaaaatattacaaaaaatattgatttcCAGATACAAGAATATTTAAAGAGTGAGAAGGAGCAAACCTTCTCTATAAGTCGATTTGTCGCTAGCGCCCAGTCATGTTCTGCAACACTGCAAAAGCAAATGCACTCTTATACATTTACAAAATTAAAGGAGAAAGTAACCAGTGATTGAAATATATTATGgataatttcttatatatatatatataaaatgaaaaagaagaagtaaagaaagttagaaatattatattttattcaccACCAGTCTTAAGTCATACGGTTAACAATAATTCTCAATTCCATCCAGggggaaaagagaaaaaaagaaagataaattaaCAAGAATATCAGAAATTTTCAACACTTAGTTCTTTCTTTTGATCCGTCTTCTAAGAAATAAAAGTGAACATAAAAGGAAGTACTATAGCAAACAAAAGGGCTATAATGGCAAGTACCTGATATTTTGAACCCTTCGAGAACCATGTGTGACTTCTTTGTGCCATGGTGGAAGGTCAGACGTTGCCGTTTTGCGCTTCTTTGGTCTCACAATAGCCATACATTGATCAGTGTCATCTGAAGGCAACAAATAAGGGGCTGATAATGAATTGAGCTGCTGGGCTGCTGGGTTGAGCCAAACTCTGCCAGTCTGACTAGCATCAGCATCCATCCGTTCCACAGATGAAAATGTATCCAAATTCTGGGATGGCTTCCCAAGAAAGAACTGTGCTGCAGCAGTCTTTGCAAGTCTTGCATCATACATTGGTTGCATCTGCCCATTTCTGAAAGTTTCATGCTGTTTAAACCAGGAGGGTGCCATGGGCAGATTAACCTGCGGATGTTCTGCATGACTAGATACCACATTACTACTAATAAATTGACTTTGAGAATCACTTTGACCAGATGCAACAATCTCATGAGGTCTATCTACGAGAGCAGACTTTGGTGAAACATTTATGCCAGAATCTTCTCTTGCTTCTGTCAAGAAGCCTTGCATCTTGGGTTCCACAGATGATAATGAGTTGAGCTGGGATGCTGAAGTCAGTCCAGTATCCATTTGGTTTCTGGACCTGGAAACATGTTCATATATGCACTGCTGTCCATCATGCTGAACATCCTTCATTGTCTGCACTTGGTGCATTAAAGAGTAATTCGGATGGAGAACATGTGATGGTTTTAAAGAATGGCCAATAGACCCAACATTTGTACCAGAGGCAGCAGGGGCATTGTTGTCTTCGTATTGCATTCTTACAAGGTCTTGCTGGAGTGAATGAGCCAACAATGAGCCAGAGGCAAAAGCATTTCCATCAGGGATATCCGTTGCCAAACTATCTGTCGATGAAACATCAAGTATCCCAGATGATACTCGTAGCTGGGACCTCTCTTTCCCCGGTTGATCTGCCCCATCTTCAGAGCCTTGTACATTCATAGGACGTGCAGGGAATTCTGATGAACCATATCCAACTTTCAGGGAATTTTGATCATTTAGCCCCTG
This DNA window, taken from Quercus robur chromosome 2, dhQueRobu3.1, whole genome shotgun sequence, encodes the following:
- the LOC126706958 gene encoding transcription initiation factor IIB-like; amino-acid sequence: MTDGFCTDCKAYTPIVFDHTAGDTICSECGLVLESRFIDETSEWRTFADESRDKDPNRVGAPSDPLLFGGGLGTVITKIGASCDSSFSSSRVINQWQKVAQNPDASLINNFKRIGNMADTLGLMETIKNHAKELYKKVTDQNACRGRNLSPIMAACLYYACQEEGCPRTMKEIAMVTEGATRKDIYRAKRLVKEKLEIGNKVIHAGDLARRYCSNLGLNNLVTKAVLETVKKSEEFDIRRTSTSILATIIYMITQLSDRKCSLRDIVLSAEVSESTIKGTFKDLHPYASRLIPKWYANKKDIGKLCFP